The DNA region TAATTGGCGAAATTCATATCGAGTACGTCCATCACCAAAATCTATTTTATGTAGTATCGCAATTTTTTCAAGCATATCCAAAGTTCGATATATAGTAGTTAAACCAATATCAACATTTTTATTTAGTAATAGTTTATAAACATCTTCTACACTTAAATGTTCTTCCGGGTGTTCCTCAAATACCTCGAGTACCACTGCCCTTTGTCTAGTTAGTTTATAATTTTCTGCTTTTAATTTATCACGTATTTCATCCATTCTACTCATTTCAGCCAAAAAATCACCCTCTACTTACAAAAAATATATGCTTAAAAGAAATTTTCAAAAAGGCTGTAACTGGTACAGCAAAAACCATTCCTAAAATACCAAATAACTTTGCACCTACCAATAAGCTGAAAATAATCATTGTAGGATGCAATTTTATGGCATTGCCCATAACTTTAGGAATAATGATGTTACTATCAATTTGATTAAATATTAGATAGAAACAAACTACACTCGCTATCATATCTGGCATATGAATAACTGTTAGAATAATGGCCGGAACAACCGCTAAAATTGGTCCAATTATTGGCAATGCTTCTGCAAAAGCAGCTAACAAGCCTAATACTAATGGATAATCGATATCAATCATAAAAGCATACGCAGTTATAACCGTTCCCGCAATAAGGCTTAATTTTGCTAAACCACGTACGTAGGCAGACATTGCATTTTGTACTTCATAAAAAT from Succinispira mobilis DSM 6222 includes:
- a CDS encoding Fur family transcriptional regulator, translated to MAEMSRMDEIRDKLKAENYKLTRQRAVVLEVFEEHPEEHLSVEDVYKLLLNKNVDIGLTTIYRTLDMLEKIAILHKIDFGDGRTRYEFRQLQEIHHHHHLICGKCGAVTEFKDTLLEALEKSIQEVHNFKITDHQVKFFGYCRECQDGEK